The genomic stretch TTCTGAAAACGAACAAGAACCGCCCTGCGTCTCCAGCAAGCTACGCAGGGCAGCTTCCCCCTGATCTCGATGATGGGTGCAATGGGTAAGTTTGCCAGCATTAACCGCAAAGCGGCAGGACGTATTATTATCCGTGGCGATATAAAACGTGCCGGTTTGTTTGTGCCCAAGCACGCTAGCCAACTGGGTCAGGATCTGATCCAAGGTGAGTGGTGAATGCCTTTCCATAGAACTCTCTCGTAGTAATCCGCTAATTATTGGTGGTTACTGGAGAGGTAGCAATAACCGTACCACATCACCAAAATCTTCTGGCGGAATTGCTTCAAGCATCAAAGCTTCATGGGTATGAGGGTGAGTCAAGTGCAGGCTGGACGCGTGCAACAACAGGCGCTGGCAGGCAAATTGCTCACGGAACAAGCTATTGTGCTTGCCATCACCGTGGGTAGTATCACCAACAATCGGGTGAAAAATATGCTTCATGTGGCGGCGCAACTGGTGCTTACGCCCGGTTTTGGGTTGTAATTCCAGCAATGAATAGCGGGCGCTAGCATAACGCCCTACAGGATAAGGCAGTTCCGTCGTTGCTAGCCGTCGGTAATGGGTAATAGCTTCCTGCGCGAGCTTGTCCTGATTCGCATGGGCATCAGAAAGCTTATCCAACTCTTCTTTCAGCGGGTAATCAATGATGCCACTGGCATCAGTATGCCCGCGCACCACCGCAAGGTAAGTTTTTTGCACCAACCCGGCAATGAATTGTGCATTCAACAAACGGGCGGTGTTGCTGTCGAGTGCAAACAGCAACACCCCGGAGGTGGGCTTATCGAGACGATGTACCGGGTAAACTTTCTGCCCGATCTGGTCACGGGTAAGCTGAATGGCAAACCGGGTTTCGTGGCGGTCAATCAGGCTGCGGTGAACCAGCAGCCCGGACGGTTTGTTAATGGCAACAAGGTATTCGTCACGGTAGAGGATTTCTAAAATATCCATATTGCCACACCACCTGAAACCTTAGGCATAACCAAACAAGTTAATGGCAACAATCAGCACCACTAGGAACAACAAGGTCATAATCCCGCCCGCCCGGATGAAGTCCGGCACGCGATACCCCGCAGGCCCCATGATCAAGGCATTCACCTGATGGGTAGGGATAATGAAGGAGTTGGAAGTCGCCAGCGCCACAATCAGCGCAAATACCGAAGGGTTCGCCCCTACCCCAAGCGCAATGTTCACCGCCAGCGGCACCAGCAATACGGTTGCGCCCACATTCGACATTACCAGCGAAAACAGGGTAGCGAGGACAGCGACTGCCGCCTGTATCACCCAGATGGGCATGTGCCCGACCACCATCAGGACGCTTTC from Thiothrix litoralis encodes the following:
- the truC gene encoding tRNA pseudouridine(65) synthase TruC; this translates as MDILEILYRDEYLVAINKPSGLLVHRSLIDRHETRFAIQLTRDQIGQKVYPVHRLDKPTSGVLLFALDSNTARLLNAQFIAGLVQKTYLAVVRGHTDASGIIDYPLKEELDKLSDAHANQDKLAQEAITHYRRLATTELPYPVGRYASARYSLLELQPKTGRKHQLRRHMKHIFHPIVGDTTHGDGKHNSLFREQFACQRLLLHASSLHLTHPHTHEALMLEAIPPEDFGDVVRLLLPLQ